A segment of the Entomomonas moraniae genome:
GTCTTTCTAATATTTTACCTTTAGGATAAGCCAATGCCATAAAACGCTCAATCATGAGCGGATAAAGGGCTTTATCTAACGTACGAATATCATTTAATAACAGATAGCGTATCTCCCCTTTCCAACCGGTACGTTTGGAGATTTTTGCAAAAAAGGGCACTAACGCCGACTTAAGGGAGTTAGGTAAGACGATGGCCTGATCATATTTATTTTTTAACGATACGCCGATTTCTCTACGTGCTTTAATATCTAAAGCACCATGCCCTAAAGGGAAAGACAAAGCCTCACGCACCTCTGGCATACGTTCTAAGATAGGACGGCTCCAATCTGGAGCTAACACATCAATCATACAGTCAGGGTGTTGCTTACGTAAACACATAAACAGTGTCTGCGCCATCACCATATCACCGACCCACGAGGGGCCTATTATTAGAATATTCATACAAGCTTATCGAGTCAATCTTAGAGTAATGGTGCTTATCATAACAGATATAAGCAGTATCCTAAACTATCCCGTCAGGATACTATGCTTATCGCCGACCTAACAAATCAGTATCGCCCATATAACAAACAAGTTCGTCAGGAAACTGTTTATCTAATCGACTGTAATAAATAATTTTATCGCCTTTCTTTATCTGCTGACTATTATCTAGCTGACAAGATATTGAGCGTTTTTTGAAAAGACTCCATCCATCTCGATCAGGCCTCTGCTTGGGTGTTGATAAAGTAATATCTAATGAAAAATCAGGCGCCAACTGCCATTCTTTTAAAGGACCTAGGGCATAAGTAAATTTTTCTGTAAAACGGCTATGAGTAAAATAGCCATAATCACTTTCGAATAAGCCTAATCTTTGTTCATAATTAATCTGTATAAAATTATCACCTGCATTTAAGCGTCCAGTAAAAATAGCCTTATAAGCCTTTGTACTAGAATTATCATTAAACCGATCAGAAATGCTATAAGGTATCATTGATACAGTTGCAACACTACTCAACCCATTAATATTCGTTACTACGCTAACATCCACAGGCAAAATAAATTCAAATTGCAATCGTTCACTCTGTTTGGCTGCAATATAATAAACAGCATCAACATCACAACTTGTGTAGGAGCAATCCATGGTTAATCGCTCTTTTTGTACTTCTAAATTTTGAGCAGTATTATCTGACGAGACCTTACTTAAAAAAGATGAAGGGGCCTCTGGAAACCACATAGGAGCCCTTAAATTAGCTGATACATACCCTGATAAGCTTATTATAAAAAGGCCTAAAAAAATTCTTCTCATTTTATTCTCGTTACGAACCTATTGATGTCTATGCAATAGAGGTTTCTATCGGTTAATTTCTTAATTTTTCTCATTAATTAAACTATCTAAAAAAACTTTGCCACAACCTTTGAGATAGATAAATTGTGAATCCACTTTAATAACTCTTAAAAAATATATAGTCTGTATAAGAAAAAATAGGTACCCACTTCAGCCGCATTAACTATATCCTCAAAACCATGAGCTTTTAACCCAATCATTTTTTCGCCAGGAGCATTACAATAAATACAACGATGAAGTAACGAATCCTCACACCGTGATAAAATTAATAAATTATCTGCAATAGAATAAGTTAAATAAAGCCTCTTCTTTCTCTTAAAAAATCTTTTATCCCCATGTGCAATCAATTCCATTGGTACTCGGACTATGATCTAAATTGATCAACTCAATTTTATTGTTGACTATTTTCATTAATATAAAGCCCCAACGAAAGCCAAAGCTCCATCACCTTTTTACGTTCATTAGCAAATTGATCAGCCATAACTAGACTAGGCTTATTCTGTAATGCCAATCTATGCACGGCTGAACGATACGCTCGATAAGTATCTTGTAACCAAAGAGCATCCTCTGGCGTAATAAGGTGTGTCTCTGCCATCGCATCTAAAATTCTAATATTATCGGTATAAACAGACAGTTCAGGGTATTTCCAAGACCATGCAAGCGTAACAAACTGAGTCATGAACTCGATATCAACCATTCCACCTGCATCGTGTTTTAAGTTAAATAACTGCTCAGCATCAAATGCATTGTCACCTAAGCCTGACTGTGTAACCAACGTGCCCAAATTATCACGCATTTTTTTACGCATATCACTCACTTCAGCTTGCAACTTCACTAAATCACGCTGTTTACCTAGCACTTCAATACGAATGGCCTCAAAAGCTTCAGCAACCTCTTTGGCACCTGTTAATACTCGTGCCCTTACTAAGGCTTGATGCTCCCACGTCCACGCTTCTGCTTCTTGATATTTTTGAAAACCTGTCAGACTACTTACTAATAAACCAGCATCGCCTGATGGCCTTAACCGCATATCCACTTCATACAAAATGCCTGACGTTGTTTGAGTGGTCAGAATATGAATCATACGCTGACCTACACGGGTGAAAAATAATAATCCATCTATCGACTTAGCTCCATCGGTTTCTGATTGAGGATCACCATTATGAATAAACACTAAATCAAGGTCAGAATTGTGCCCCATTTCAATACCCCCAACCTTGCCATACCCCACCACAATATAATCCAACTCACAGGGACTACCATCCAAGCGTTGTGGAACACCATATTTAACCACACACTGACGCCATGCAAGGTGTAATACCTCCGTGAGTATGGCCTCAGCTAGCCATGTTAAATAATCACTTACTTTCATTAACGGCAAATTACCTGCAATTTCAGAGGCTGCAACTCTTAATCGATGAGCAAGTTTAAAATGGCGTAAAGCCTCCATTTGTTGTTCCAAATCATCTTCAGGAATACGCGCTAAATGTTGACGTAACTCTGCAGCTAGATCTTGGGCAGGGGGTGGACTATAGAGCCTATCCTCATTTAACAACTCATCTAACAAAATAGGATAATGTGTAATTTGCTCTGCAATCCAAGGACTTGCAGCACAAAGCAACAACAATCTTTTTAAAGTTTCTGGATTTTCTGTTAATAACACCAAGTACACAGAACGCCTTGCGACTGCTTCAATCAGTGGCAGTACCCTTAAAATACTCAACGTAGGTTGCTCTAACTCAGCTGCTGCACTAATCAAGCGCGGCATGAAGACATCTAGCCTTTCACGCCCCTCACGTTGAACGGAGCGTAGACTAGGGCTACTACGCAAATCCATCAGTTTTGTATATAACTCTTTACTCTCTGTAAAACCTGCCTCATTCAATTGAATACATGAGCTTTCTTCATCCTGTGTTCTTACCCAAAGCGGCAACCACTCATCCCCCACAGCTCCATTAGACTCTTGCTCTTCTTCCTCAGAGTCAGCAATCACCTGCTTGAAATGCCAATCAATACGCTCACGATATTGATTTAAAGCTTCATAAAATATATCCCAACTGTCATAGCCCATCATTAGGGCCACTTTTGCTTGATCAAGAGCATTATCAGGCAGCATTTGTGTTTGTTTATCTGCGAGAGCCTGTATTGCATGCTCAACATAACGTAAAAAGCAATAAATTGACTTTAACTCATCAACAACCGCACAAGGTAAATACCCCTCACCGGCTAATGTATCTAACACATTTAATAATGGTCGCTGTTGTAAACTTAAATCGCGCCCACCATGAATAAGTTGAAACGCCTGGCCAATAAACTCAATTTCTCGAATTCCCCCAGCACCCAGTTTTATATTGTCATCCATTCCCTTGCGTTTAACTTCTTGTTGAATGAGTTGTTTTAATTTGCGCAACGACTCAATGGCTGTAAAATCTAAGTAACGGCGGTATACAAAAGGTTTTAAAAT
Coding sequences within it:
- the glnE gene encoding bifunctional [glutamate--ammonia ligase]-adenylyl-L-tyrosine phosphorylase/[glutamate--ammonia-ligase] adenylyltransferase, whose translation is MKKPALIEIPNTLQTITQNGVDVLVEALEKQGLMGTYECLSVEKKAQLARVLTCSEFVVEQFRRCPELLVELLNSGDLDRPLSVTEITEQLATLVSTVTTEEALLSCLRKARNRQQVRIIWRDITRQANLIETCHDLSNFADASIDQAYRWLYDEQVKVLGTPIGRYSNQPQHLVILGMGKLGAQELNLSSDIDLIFAYPEGGETEGAKRSVDNQEFFTRLGQKLIRALDSITPDGFAFRVDMRLRPYGSSGPLVYSFAAMEQYYQDQGRDWERYAMIKARAVAGDPEAGVELLTILKPFVYRRYLDFTAIESLRKLKQLIQQEVKRKGMDDNIKLGAGGIREIEFIGQAFQLIHGGRDLSLQQRPLLNVLDTLAGEGYLPCAVVDELKSIYCFLRYVEHAIQALADKQTQMLPDNALDQAKVALMMGYDSWDIFYEALNQYRERIDWHFKQVIADSEEEEQESNGAVGDEWLPLWVRTQDEESSCIQLNEAGFTESKELYTKLMDLRSSPSLRSVQREGRERLDVFMPRLISAAAELEQPTLSILRVLPLIEAVARRSVYLVLLTENPETLKRLLLLCAASPWIAEQITHYPILLDELLNEDRLYSPPPAQDLAAELRQHLARIPEDDLEQQMEALRHFKLAHRLRVAASEIAGNLPLMKVSDYLTWLAEAILTEVLHLAWRQCVVKYGVPQRLDGSPCELDYIVVGYGKVGGIEMGHNSDLDLVFIHNGDPQSETDGAKSIDGLLFFTRVGQRMIHILTTQTTSGILYEVDMRLRPSGDAGLLVSSLTGFQKYQEAEAWTWEHQALVRARVLTGAKEVAEAFEAIRIEVLGKQRDLVKLQAEVSDMRKKMRDNLGTLVTQSGLGDNAFDAEQLFNLKHDAGGMVDIEFMTQFVTLAWSWKYPELSVYTDNIRILDAMAETHLITPEDALWLQDTYRAYRSAVHRLALQNKPSLVMADQFANERKKVMELWLSLGLYINENSQQ